The Chryseobacterium sp. JV274 sequence TCTATAATAATTTCTGCTTTACCTTCAATAATTTGTGCAACAGTGTCAAAAGGAGAAATCTTTTCAGATAACCCTTCTTTGTCATCAAAAGATAAAACACTGATATTGCCGGTCAGTTTTTCCATTATTTTTTTGCTGACTACAGAATTTGGAATGTAATCTACAATCTGGCTGGTAATATATACTTTCGATTTTTCAAGTTCTCTATGATTCATCACATTGGGTTTAAACATAAAAAGAGTAGATGGTATTGTAAATAAAAGGGACAGAACTGTCTAATATTCCATCCCTTTTCCAGTAAAACTTTTGATAAATATATCTTTTCATTGGCTTTAGCTGTCCTTGAAAACAATTTATGAAAGATTGATTTCTTTGATAATATTGAGAACTTCTTCACGGTTTTTTCTTAATCTGTTTCCGATTCTTTCCAGCATTTCCTTTTCTTTACCTTCTTCAAATTTCAGATCGTGATCCGTTAATGTTGAGAATTTTTCTTTCAATTGTTTTGACTGTTCAATCCAGTCTCCAGGAGTTTTGAAAAATTTGTCGCCTTTGTTGTGGTTTGT is a genomic window containing:
- a CDS encoding cupin domain-containing protein, with translation MNHRELEKSKVYITSQIVDYIPNSVVSKKIMEKLTGNISVLSFDDKEGLSEKISPFDTVAQIIEGKAEIIIDGATYFMEEGECIIIPGHISHSIKGNKRFKMIVTIIKSGYE